A stretch of Rhododendron vialii isolate Sample 1 chromosome 4a, ASM3025357v1 DNA encodes these proteins:
- the LOC131322472 gene encoding cationic peroxidase 1-like yields MASYFSLPKQVALFFWVFLVFVSFVGMGSAQLSDDYYSSTCPDVLTTIESAVDTAVSNEARMGASLLRLHFHDCFVNGCDGSVLLDDTANFTGEKTAIPNNNSLRGFDVIDTIKSQVESVCPGIVSCADILAVAARDSVVALGGPSWTVQLGRGDSTTASLTAANNNIPAPTLNLSGLITAFSNKGFSANEMVALSGSHTIGQARCTSFRARIYNETNIDSQFATSLQSTCPSTGGDNNFSPLDTTSPTSFDNAYFTNLQSQLGLLHSDQQLFNGGSTDSQVDTYSSDSDSFFNDFSNAMVKMGSLSPLTGTSGQIRNNCRKTN; encoded by the exons atggcTTCGtatttttcgttgccaaaacAGGTCgcattatttttttgggtattcttagtctttgtttcttttgttggaATGGGATCTGCTCAACTGTCTGACGACTACTATTCATCAACATGTCCTGATGTACTTACAACCATAGAGTCAGCAGTGGACACTGCAGTGTCAAACGAGGCTCGAATGGGGGCGTCATTGCTCCGTCTCCATTTCCACGATTGCTTTGTTAAT GGTTGTGATGGATCGGTCCTCTTGGACGACACAGCCAACTTCACGGGAGAAAAGACTGCAATTCCAAACAACAATTCACTCAGAGGGTTCGACGTGATTGACACCATCAAATCTCAAGTTGAAAGTGTGTGCCCTGGTATTGTTTCTTGTGCCGATATCTTAGCTGTCGCTGCTCGTGACTCGGTTGTTGCA CTAGGTGGCCCTTCTTGGACAGTTCAATTAGGCCGAGGGGATTCCACCACCGCGAGTTTAACTGCTGCAAACAACAACATTCCGGCACCTACTTTGAACCTTAGTGGACTCATCACTGCCTTTTCAAACAAAGGTTTCTCTGCTAATGAAATGGTGGCCCTCTCAG GGTCACACACAATAGGTCAAGCAAGGTGCACATCCTTCCGAGCCCGAATCTACAATGAAACCAACATCGATTCCCAATTCGCAACATCACTCCAATCAACCTGTCCGAGCACTGGAGGTGATAACAACTTCTCTCCTCTCGATACTACGAGCCCAACGTCTTTCGACAATGCCTACTTCACCAATTTACAGAGCCAATTGGGCCTTCTTCATTCAGACCAACAACTCTTCAACGGAGGCTCCACCGATTCTCAAGTTGATACTTATAGTTCCGATTCTGATTCCTTCTTCAATGATTTTTCCAATGCAATGGTGAAGATGGGAAGCCTTAGCCCATTGACCGGCACGAGTGGCCAAATCAGGAATAATTGCaggaaaacaaattaa
- the LOC131322335 gene encoding G-type lectin S-receptor-like serine/threonine-protein kinase SD2-5 isoform X1 yields MKLCFLVFLIHLFTHGHCNSDIHIGYKVTIPVPTEYSMGFIGRAFIIESEQMVPNFKVALSVESGEQKYSCSLDVFLGDVKVWTSGHFSRFYTTEKCVLELTQSGDLQLKGQEDRLGWKAGTSGQGVERLNLLRTGNLVLVDALDQIKWQSFNFPTNIMLWGQRLNVRTHLTSFPTNSTSFFSFEIQHDKLALYLNSDKVNYTYWEFKPLGNQNITFIKVSNKGVDIFGDEYTKIDQIPSGGFQPLRFMALGNETGNLGFYYYSTEQGKFEASFLAINNSCDLPLVCKPYGICTLSDVCSCIRFITRDGMNSNCSNGISGGFCGKNQMEMVELPGVTTVLKGTNVKDNVSREKCSEICLDDCNCTAALYTFDSGECFWYGLVRGVKQVSRLKESSYMVKVPKGSGGGKGKSSGLKKWVLVVVGVADGLILVLVLGGIGYYVIQKRRKNLQNIDNNS; encoded by the exons ATGAAACTCTGTTTCCTCGTTTTTCTCATTCACTTGTTCACTCATGGCCACTGCAACTCTGATATTCATATTGGATACAAGGTCACCATTCCTGTCCCAACAGAATACAGCATGGGGTTCATAGGAAGAGCTTTTATAATTGAATCTGAACAGATGGTTCCCAATTTCAAAGTTGCATTGAGTGTTGAATCTGGAGAGCAGAAGTACTCATGTTCATTAGATGTTTTCCTCGGAGATGTAAAAGTATGGACTTCTGGCCATTTTTCGCGGTTTTACACCACAGAGAAATGTGTGCTCGAGCTGACTCAAAGCGGAGATCTACAGTTAAAGGGTCAAGAGGACCGCCTTGGATGGAAAGCCGGGACTTCTGGACAAGGTGTGGAG AGACTGAACTTACTAAGAACAGGTAACCTAGTTCTGGTAGACGCCCTCGACCAGATAAAATGGCAGAGTTtcaattttcctaccaatataaTGCTCTGGGGGCAGAGATTGAATGTGAGAACTCACTTAACTTCTTTCCCCACCaactcaacttcattcttttcATTCGAAATCCAGCATGACAAGCTTGCATTGTACTTGAATTCTGATAAGGTCAATTATACGTACTGGGAATTCAAGCCTCTCGGCAACCAAAACATCACATTTATCAAAGTGAGCAATAAAGGAGTAGACATCTTTGGTGATGAATATACGAAAATTGACCAAATTCCATCAGGAGGATTTCAACCCTTGCGATTTATGGCATTGGGGAACGAAACGGGGAATTTGGGTTTTTATTACTACTCAACTGAGCAGGGGAAATTTGAGGCCTCTTTTTTGGCTATAAACAACAGTTGTGATCTTCCTTTGGTATGTAAGCCTTACGGTATATGTACATTATCTGATGTTTGTTCGTGCATTCGGTTCATAACAAGAGATGGGATGAATTCCAACTGCAGCAATGGAATTTCTGGAGGGTTTTGTGGGAAGAATCAGATGGAGATGGTAGAATTACCTGGCGTTACTACCGTATTAAAGGGTACAAATGTGAAGGATAACGTGAGCAGAGAAAAGTGTTCGGAAATTTGTTTGGATGACTGTAATTGTACTGCTGCATTGTATACATTCGATTCGGGAGAGTGTTTTTGGTATGGTCTTGTTAGAGGAGTGAAACAGGTTTCGCGGTTGAAGGAATCGAGTTATATGGTTAAGGTTCCGAAAGGAAGTGGTGGAGGTAAGGGGAAGAGTTCTGGTTTGAAAAAATGGGTGTTGGTGGTTGTGGGAGTAGCTGATGGATTGattcttgttcttgttttggGAGGGATTGGGTACTATGTAATTCAGAAGAGAAGAAAGAATTTACAGAATATTGATAACAATTCCTAA
- the LOC131322335 gene encoding PAN domain-containing protein At5g03700 isoform X2, giving the protein MKLCFLVFLIHLFTHGHCNSDIHIGYKVTIPVPTEYSMGFIGRAFIIESEQMVPNFKVALSVESGEQKYSCSLDVFLGDVKVWTSGHFSRFYTTEKCVLELTQSGDLQLKGQEDRLGWKAGTSGQGVERLNLLRTGNLVLVDALDQIKWQSFNFPTNIMLWGQRLNVNYTYWEFKPLGNQNITFIKVSNKGVDIFGDEYTKIDQIPSGGFQPLRFMALGNETGNLGFYYYSTEQGKFEASFLAINNSCDLPLVCKPYGICTLSDVCSCIRFITRDGMNSNCSNGISGGFCGKNQMEMVELPGVTTVLKGTNVKDNVSREKCSEICLDDCNCTAALYTFDSGECFWYGLVRGVKQVSRLKESSYMVKVPKGSGGGKGKSSGLKKWVLVVVGVADGLILVLVLGGIGYYVIQKRRKNLQNIDNNS; this is encoded by the exons ATGAAACTCTGTTTCCTCGTTTTTCTCATTCACTTGTTCACTCATGGCCACTGCAACTCTGATATTCATATTGGATACAAGGTCACCATTCCTGTCCCAACAGAATACAGCATGGGGTTCATAGGAAGAGCTTTTATAATTGAATCTGAACAGATGGTTCCCAATTTCAAAGTTGCATTGAGTGTTGAATCTGGAGAGCAGAAGTACTCATGTTCATTAGATGTTTTCCTCGGAGATGTAAAAGTATGGACTTCTGGCCATTTTTCGCGGTTTTACACCACAGAGAAATGTGTGCTCGAGCTGACTCAAAGCGGAGATCTACAGTTAAAGGGTCAAGAGGACCGCCTTGGATGGAAAGCCGGGACTTCTGGACAAGGTGTGGAG AGACTGAACTTACTAAGAACAGGTAACCTAGTTCTGGTAGACGCCCTCGACCAGATAAAATGGCAGAGTTtcaattttcctaccaatataaTGCTCTGGGGGCAGAGATTGAAT GTCAATTATACGTACTGGGAATTCAAGCCTCTCGGCAACCAAAACATCACATTTATCAAAGTGAGCAATAAAGGAGTAGACATCTTTGGTGATGAATATACGAAAATTGACCAAATTCCATCAGGAGGATTTCAACCCTTGCGATTTATGGCATTGGGGAACGAAACGGGGAATTTGGGTTTTTATTACTACTCAACTGAGCAGGGGAAATTTGAGGCCTCTTTTTTGGCTATAAACAACAGTTGTGATCTTCCTTTGGTATGTAAGCCTTACGGTATATGTACATTATCTGATGTTTGTTCGTGCATTCGGTTCATAACAAGAGATGGGATGAATTCCAACTGCAGCAATGGAATTTCTGGAGGGTTTTGTGGGAAGAATCAGATGGAGATGGTAGAATTACCTGGCGTTACTACCGTATTAAAGGGTACAAATGTGAAGGATAACGTGAGCAGAGAAAAGTGTTCGGAAATTTGTTTGGATGACTGTAATTGTACTGCTGCATTGTATACATTCGATTCGGGAGAGTGTTTTTGGTATGGTCTTGTTAGAGGAGTGAAACAGGTTTCGCGGTTGAAGGAATCGAGTTATATGGTTAAGGTTCCGAAAGGAAGTGGTGGAGGTAAGGGGAAGAGTTCTGGTTTGAAAAAATGGGTGTTGGTGGTTGTGGGAGTAGCTGATGGATTGattcttgttcttgttttggGAGGGATTGGGTACTATGTAATTCAGAAGAGAAGAAAGAATTTACAGAATATTGATAACAATTCCTAA